The Perognathus longimembris pacificus isolate PPM17 chromosome 3, ASM2315922v1, whole genome shotgun sequence nucleotide sequence ATTGGTCCCCCGAGTTCGGCAGTCcgacccttctcctcccttctcctcccttgctCGGTTGCCAAGGGCAACGGGATCCCGGCGCCTGATTGCTGAAAGGGAAATCCCTGGCGGCCACCGCGGAAGGACGACGTGGATCTGGTCGGCGGGTCTGCTGGCGGTACGGGAGAAGGGCcaagaggagggaggcagggcgggccgtgcctcagtttcctcatctggaaagcGCGggaaagcacccccccccccttagcgTTGGAGGGCAGGCGTGACTGTTTCCAACTTTACTTGTTTATATCAGCTTTGTCGAGTTGCACTTACAAGCCATGATCGTCACCCTCTTCTAAGGACGCACCCTCTTCTAAGGGGCCTTTTTAGTAAACTTACAACGGTGTACAACCATCCGCACGATTGGGCCCTAGGACTCTTCCTGATCCCAGGCGGTGCCATTTGAGGGGTCCAGCCTATCCTCGCCCGGCCCCTCACAGCTAGCTGCTCACCGCCTCAGTAGTCTGTGTATGGGCCATTTCTAGACGATTTTTACACAGACAATCCGGGTGTAGTTTGGCGCGGCACTATTGGCGGTGCATATTTGAGAGTTTTGTGTGCTGTTCATGGTATTTCTCCTTTAACGCACAGACCAGACTGACAGACATTCACTTCACAATGGACACCTGGGTGGCTCTactttttatctgcaattaacaacCTATGAAGCAgctgagcgccagtggctcacgcctgtcatcctagcttttcaggaggctgagacttgatgatcacagttggaagccagcccgggcagaaaaggccGGGAGACTCTTAATACTACCAAAAtagccagaatggagctgtggctcaagtgatagagcatcagccttgagctttaaggtcagggacagaacccaagcagggagtttaaagccccaggattagcctaaatagataaataaataaatatgctatatggaaatagcacaatgaaactTTGAGCTCACATTACAAATGTTTGTTTACTTTGGAGAAAACCTTTCAAAAGATAAAGGGATGGGAGACCTCCTGAGTGCAACCCCCAATCCtgccagaaacaaaagaaaaacaaggaaggccAAGCACTGAGCCATTGACTGTAGCCAGTCATTGCTGAGGGAGAGGAGTTATGCAGCTCATAGTGCTGGAAGCTGAGGGTTCACAGCTGGGCTGCGAGGGTCTGGTGCCACCTTATAGCATAGCAGAAATGTGGAGCTGCCTGGCACCTTCAGAACACACAGAGCACTGGAGCTGGGGTTCCTCCACTACAAACAACCCTGTCTTGAGACAACAAACCCGTGCTGTCAGAGCAGCATTAATCCCAGCCTGATTTCCTGTTCTGAGGATCAAATCTAGGGGCTTTCACCTGCAGAGCaaatgctctgtcactgagccacatcccccagcccccagcaaccCCTTGTGGGAGGCTTCACCCTGACTTTCTGGGATTCATAGcaatttctttcttccccagcATGGCTTCTACAGGCAGACTCCGTTATCGCTCAGGTGGCCTGTTTGATTTCAGCCACATCTCTCTAGAAGATTCCAATATGGAAGCAATCAGAAACATGACAGCTCGCCCCAATCTTTCCCAGGCAGCCCTGGGGCACAGCAGATTCCTCAAAAGAAACCCCAGTGGGGCCCCTCAGTGTCTTCCTGGTGCCCCAGGCCGGGCGCCCAGGGCCATCAGCTCCACAGCCCGAACCAATGCTGTGCTTACCAAGCTGGCCCACGTGGAGAGCAAGATCCGGAGCAGGAGGCCGGTGCCTGCCAGCCCGCCCCATGTGGACTCCAACCACAAGAGCACCTCTgatggcctgtcctacagaagcttccagaaggaaGCCCaagacacagggccccttggccAGAGTAAAGCGCAGAGCGGGGGAGGAAGCAGGTTCCTGAAGACCAGGGTGCCCCCCGCCCCGAGTGTACCCCCGTGCCCCGTATTGGGGACAGAGGGTGGCCCCCGGCTCCCTCTGCACACGGAACCTGCCAGAAGACTTGACCCCCTGGACAGTGacgaggaggaaatgaaggagttGTTGGGGAGCTTGATAGAATCTTCCAGACATGAAGAAATGTGGACAAACGACAGCCTGGCTGGGCCTAAggtcagggaggggaggggaaccaTGTTTGGTAAGGGTTTCCTTCTCTCTTATTTTATTGTAGGTTTCCTCCCCtttgtttggcagtactgggatttgaactcagggtctcacttgctagacaggtatcTTACAGGGGCCATGCCCTCCAGAATATTTTTGCTAGGtcactggcgataagagtctcatgaactttcctgcccaggctggctttgaaccacaatcttcacagctccacctcctgagtagctaggattacagatgtgagccactagcgcctagctccacactgtctgtctgtctatctctctcctctctctctctctcttccagtcctggggcttgaactcagaacctgagcactgtccccggtttctttttgctcaaggctagcactctacctcttgagccacagcatcacttctggctttttcttcatatatggtactgaggaatcgaacccagggcttcatgcaagctaggcaagcactctaccgctaaaccccattcccagccccacactgtttttcatattttcttcttttgattggGTCTGGCTAtggagcccaggctgacctcatacTTgtggtcctcctgcttcagcttccttagtgctgggattataggtatgtgccagtATACTCGGCTCTTCTGTGTATTTTGTACAAGGCCTCAGCATGTGCCACCCCTGATGAAGATATGGCAGTAGTGTTGCCCGTAGGCCCTGAGGGGACAATTTGCTGAGCTCCGCTGGGTTTGGGCTGGTGACAGATGCCCGCCTTGCTGAGAGACTGGACTTGAGGCCCTTGGCCATTGTGGTCCAGGATCTGTAAGTGTGACTGCCCACTGCGCACCACTAGACAGCAGTTCTGTGTATGTCGGTCCacagcttctggctgttttgtttctttttttctaatgaaaGTGACATTCACATAATATACAGTTCACCAGTATAGCTAGTGTGTGgcagtgtacacctgtaatcctggcactcaTGAGGCTGGGATGGAAGGATTTGAGGCCTGCCTGCGCTACACACCAAGTTCCTGGTCAGCCTGAGATATATAGCatagccagacaccagtagctcatgtgAGGGTCATGGTCCTAAGGACGGAAAGCCccgtgaatctcttatctccagttaaccagcaacaagctgaggttgagctgtggctcaagtggtagagcgccaaccttgagtaaaaaagcttagggacagtgcctaggccctcagttcaaatcccagtaaaagTAGCCAGGTATGGTAGTGCATTCCTGTAACCCCAGCCCTGCTAAAGACGGGTCTCACCAGCTTCTGGGGAGAGTGTGAGTTTCCAGCATGTCTGTGGATGTGGCCACTCGGTGTCTTGTTTCCATGAAAGGAGGGTGAGACCCTGCGTGGGCCTGCAGTGCGCGCGTTGTCCAGCCCTGAGCCTTCTGCGCCCCTTGACGGCAGCCACTCCACCGCTTGCTCCACCGCTTGCTCCACACGCACGAATCTCATCTTGGGGGACCCGGTGTCCCCTACATTCTCATCTTCAGAGCCCTTGTCCTTGGAGGTGAGGCCTCTCCAACTTGCATCTCTGCCTACTAGCAGTGAGGTGGGGCCCTGCAGCGAGCTGGGGTCCGAAGCTGCCACCACTGCCAGCCTCAACGGTATGTCCCCTTACCCTACCCTGGGTAGCAGAGCTGGGCttccagccctggccccggcagCAGATacatataatcccagttactcaggaggctgagatttggaggattatggttttttgtttttgccagtcgtggggcttggactcagggcctgagcactgtccctggcttctttttgctcaaagctagcactctgccacccacttgagccacagcgccacttctggccgttttctatacatgtggtgctggggaattgaacccagggcttcatgtatatgaggcgagcactctaccactaggccatattctcagccctggaggattgtgctttgaagccagcttgtgagaccctatctcaaacagtaagccaggtatggtgggtGCGTCTGGCATCCCTCCTCTgagggagggggatgagggaaaAGGGTCACAATTTAGGCCAGCCCCAGTCTCAATGTGAAGATGAAAGCACTTAGGTAAACAGCACCCAGGAAGCCATCTCACAGGTGGACTATCCAGGGGCTGGGCAGCTGCAGGTCGATGTCCACAGGGTCTGCGTCCACGGGCCCTGCAGTGACCCTCAACTTCTCATTGTGCTCTCACAGCGGGGTTCATGTCTATCTCAGCAGGGAGCTTGTGGTACCCTGACCCATTAAAGCAGCAGTCTGGGAAAGAACCTTCTAGAACCACGGCCAACCCTGTGATTAGCCTCctttttcataatttattttagGGGCGCAGGGAGTGAGCCCAGCACTCCTCCATGAGCTGCACCCCAGCCCCAAGTGCTCCAGAACCCTCAGCACCCACTGGGAGGCAGTGGGGGTCCCATCTTATGTTGCCTGCCCACTCTTCCTTGGGCTTACCTTGCATCTCAGCCACCACTGTCCAGAGTCTCACAGCTGTGGGAATCTGGCACATTAGGTACAGTaacagtttttggtttttggtatttttcagtcctggggcttgaactcagggcctgagcactgagtaccacccctgagcttcttttgctcaaggctagcactgtactacttgatccacagcgccactttggcctttttctgtttatgtggtactgaggagtcaaacccagggcttcatgcatgctaggcaaacactctaccactaagccacatctccagccccagttctggcttttaagtggtttattggagatgagagtctcacgggctttcctgaacagcaatcctcagatctcagcctcctgagtagctgggattatagtcgtgaaccactggcacccagctatactGGTTATTGTCAAGATGTAGGGTCTTGTTTCCTGTCTACCGGGACTGTGAGCCTCCTGTTCACTTCCTGGGATGACAAATGTGTGTCTGATATGCccagtggctttggtgtggtggagtcttttctgcctggctgtgcCACGCCCGCGATCCCCGGGATCTCAGCCTCACATGGGATTGCACACGTGCGTGACCCCATGGCTTCAGGCTGATTTGATCCATGTTGGGTGGGATGCGAGGTGCGGAGGGCACAgccacggggggcgggggtgtgtgAAGGCAAAGAAGGCACACTGGCCTGCAGACAGTGCACTTGTGTGACCTGGGAGGAACCTGCAGAGGGGGCGAGGGACTCACTGGGCTGCCATCTCCATTCCAGACTTCAGAGTCAACATCCTATTCCTAGAGGACCTGGTCCCAGCCGCTGGTGACAAGTCTGCCCAGGGACAGAATGTAAGCCACACTGCACTGCCTCTGAGTGCTGATGCTTGGTCCTGCTTGATTTGTGGTGTTGGGGTGGAAGCAACTGTGTGGCCGCTGCTCATGTCAGAGGCGGTTCCAGGAACCTGTCATGCAGGCCCCTCGTGAGGGGAGGGGATTGCACCACAAAGAGCCCCTAATGGGCCTGAGGGTGGGGTGCACCAGACCTCgcagggaggcagaggctggagcatcacaagttccaggccagccaatGGGACAGGGTGACAGATGTTTAAAACACAACCTGGAAAGGGCTGGGTCTGGTGGTGCtccctttcatcctagctactgtggaggcagaGGTTGGAAACTCAGTCTATCCTCAgaccaggcaaaagcatgagaccctatatAAAAAAGTAAAGGCTAAAAGGTCTGGAGGCATGGGggagcaccctgagttcaaattgttACCCCTGTGCCCCACAGAAAGCCTGTGTTCCTGCCACTGCATTGCTCTGGGTACCATCTGATACACTGCACCTCAAAGTCCCCTAGAGGGCCTCCCACAACCCAGCCAACAGGAGCAGAGtggacccctcccccaccatgggGGCACCCTGCTTACACAAATgtgctcttattttatttatatctggttatttttctggtcctgggcatCGGACCCCTGTCTCCCCCAGCCTTGTTAAGCGCTGAACAGCACCTCCAGTTCTCTGAGCTTTCTGGTCAGTTTCCCTatggagcccaggctggtcttgaactcacaatcctccacCCCAGCCTTATAggtaccaggattacaggtgtgctttaCCATGCCTGGCTCAAATGTGAAACACTTTAATTCCTTCTCTATGCACCCCCCCCCGTAGGGAGAAGGTGCTGGTGGAGGGCCGcaggcccagccctggggctccccGTTCCAGGGCACTGCCAGCCCTGTGGTGGGCGATGAGAGCCAGGTGTCGGAGCAGCTGGGCGCCAGCGCGGCATCCGAGCCCCACACGGACCCTGTGGCCAGCGAAGCCTATTCGGAGGATTTCGAGCGCTCCCCGAGTTCCAGCACCTCTGAGCCCACGCTCCCCAACACGCTGGATGCCCCGTCGGAGCTGTCCTCCAGCCCAGGCTCTGATCCGCTCTCCAGGCTGGGGCCAGGGGCCGGGGCCACCACGCGGGGCCTGCTGAAGGAGGCGTCGGAGCTGTCCTCCAGCCCAGGCTCTGATCCGCTCTCCAGGCTGGGGCCAGGGGCCGGGGCCACTACGCGGGGCCTGCTGAAGGAGGCGTCGGAGCTGTCCTCCAGCCCAGGCTCCGATCCGCTCTCCAGGCTGGGGCCAGGGGTCAGGGCCACCACGCGGGGCCTGCTGAAGGAGGCGTCGGAGCTGTCCTCCAGCCCAGGCTCCGATCTGCTCTCCAGGctggggccaggggccagggccaCTACGCGGGGCCTGCTGAAGGAGGCAGCTGTGCAGACGCTGGAGCCCGCCCTTTCCTACCAGTGGAGCAGAGGTGAGGGCATGGGAGTCCTAACACTTGGGAAACTTCCAGATTCAGACTTAGCCCAGAGCCCCCAGAAGGGTCCAGTTGGGGGTGATTGCACCCTGCACATTAGCAGGCCGGGCCCTGACACCTGCCTGTAgtccctgcccctgagcttgggCCTGGAGAGCGCAACGCCCAGCTTCAGgtcccctggccctggccctggtctCACTAGACCCAGAGGGACCTTCTAGAAGTTTCTCTCCCTCCCAGCTGGTCTGGGCCCCACCGTGCTTTGCCTGCCACCTCCTGGGCAGGCCCACCTTGCACTGTGGGTGTGCAATTGGAACTCGGTGGCTGAATCAGCACCAGGAAGTGCTAGAGTATATGTAATGTGTAGTgtaaactctaccatttgaaccacaagaccacttccagctttttgctggttcattagagataagagtctcatggactttcctgcccaggttgggttcaaaccttggttctcagatccccagggttacaggcatgagctaccagggctGGGTAAGACAGGGTCTGAGTGGCCCAGACTCCTCCATGGAGCCCCTGCTTCCTAAGTGGCTGGGACTGTAGGTGTGCACCTGCACACTCGGGAGACCCTGTGGCCATTAAGCAAAGCAGCAACATGGCCATCAGGTTCATGGACAACCAAGGTCGCTGTCTGCAGTGTGGCCCCTTTGTCTCAGCAGGGCCTGGGGAGGCAACCATAGGGCCGGGCTTGGGTGGTGCCTATGTGGACCCAGTGCCCATTGCCAGTCATGTGGTCAGTGCGGATGCCCTGGAAGGTAAGAGCCCCAGCCCTTCTGGGGAGGTGGGCCTGTGCCCCTTGGGGTAGGGGTCACCTTTCCTGGGCCTTGATCCCAGACCTACGTCTATGAGCAATGGTGGAACAAGAACAGGACTGCAGTAGCTGGCCTTGCTCCACAGGCCAGATAAGTCTCATCTGCCATGCCCCTTAATGGGCTCTACCCACCATTCAGGTCACATCCCTGCCCAACACTGTACCTACCTACCTGTAGGCCATGTCCTACCACCCATATCCTGCTCTATAGGCTATGCCAGTCCTGTAGGCCATGCCTCTGGGCCACACATATCATGCCTCACAGCCCACGCCCACCCCCAGACTACACTCTTGATCCATGGGCTATGCCCACCACCAGGCCCTGCCTCTGCTCACACCCACATGTAGACCACGTCCCACAGCCCATTCCCTTCCCCATAGCATATGCCCATCCTACAGGCCACACCTGGAGACCCTGCCCCTGTATCACAGATCATACCCTTTGGTAGacaccctcctccccacaggccaTGCCCTTCCCAGAGGCCGTGACTGCTGGCCTGGCTTTGGGTTGGGGCTGTGGCCTGTGTCCTGAGGAAGGATGGGTGGTCAGCCCTGACAGCCTACAGCCCCACGGTGTTGGTGCTCAACGAGCTACTGAAGCAGCAGCTTGGCCTGACGCAGCAGTTTATCGAGGCCAGCCGCCACCTCCACACCTCCCTTCTGCAGTCCCTGGACAGCGACTCCTTCCACTACCATACTCTGGAGGAAGCCAAGGAGGTGAAAGGGCagagccctgggggtgggggtggccaggGCTGCAGGACCAGAGGTGTACACCACCAAGCCCAGCTTGCTCTCCTGAATCTTTGGTCTGGCCTTGAAGTAACCTGATCCCATTTTTGTGTCagcctggggattggactcagggcctgggtgctgcccctgatccttttcactcaaggctggtgctctaccatttgagccacagctctacttctggctttttgttggttcattggagatgctGGGTCCCAggcactttcctgccttggctggcttcaaaatgggatcctcaggtctgagcctcctgagtgccagctgggattacaggcgtgaggcaccactactattatttttgtttttgaggcatgGCCCTACACTATAGCCCAGTCTGCCTTGGTCTCCCACCTGATGTCCCACCCCACCGTCCTCTGCTCACGCTTAAGCACtggccatgggggtgggggaggggggatggaatCTGTGTGCAGGGCAGATGTCCACATGGCCCAGTGCTGTGCACCCCCGCCAGCCTGCTAGTGCAGGTGGGGCCTGAGGCTCCTTTGTGTCCCCAGCTCAGCGTCCCCTGTGTCCTCTGCCTATAGTATATCAAGTGCCACAAGCCAGCACCACTGACCCTGGACGCCGCCTTGCGGGAGGTGACAGAGGAGCTGCGGGGCCCAGTGGGCGCTGAGACCACTAGATGATGGGGAAGCTGTGCACAGGTGCCACGGCCCCCAGCAAGACGGAGCCCAGGGCCCTGTTCCAGTGGGCCAGGGAGACGGCTTGGGGCGCTTTGTCAAAGCGCCTGGAACCTGGTCTTCTCACATGCTGTCACCTGCATGGAATAAACTCTGTTACAAAAAGGCTTTATTTGGAGGTGAAACAGTAAAATCCACAAGAAACTCGGCAGCTGTGTGTCCCATGTGCTCCTGtgctgggcagggaggggagggctaCTGGGCTTCCTGAATGAGTCCCGAGTCTCTGTAGAGAGATCCCCTTTGTCCTGTTAGGGGCCACACGGAAGCCGGGTCTGGGGGTGGGATGGGCCCTGAACAGTCACTTGGGGGCGTGGGGCTTGAGCCTAGAACtaaaccaaaaatataaaaagaaagagaagcccCCCGCACCCCATCCGGCTCTGCTTCTGCTGACCCAAAAGGTTTGGCGGAAGCGGGTGGCAAGGGCACGGATCAGCAGTGTGGAGGAGAGCTCCCCCAGGGTGAGCTATGTCCTGATGCCCATTCTTGTCCAAGGCCGGGTCTGTAGTGGGGACTGCTCCTCCCCTGGTGTGGCGTGGTGTGCAGGCCAGGCCTGGTCTCCATtagtcttccttctcttccttacgTGCACCAAACGTGGAGACTGCAAGAATGGAGTGTCAGCACCAGCAGCTGCCGCTTCTGCTGCCAACCCCACACGTGGCCCACAGCTACTCACACTCATCCCGGGCCTTCATGCGGGCGATGAAGGAGTAGCTCTTGTTGCGGCGGTAGTTCTCATAGGGGTCGTCCAGTGCCACGCCCACGCCCTTGTACTGGTCCCACTTGTCCCGCACGTCCCCACCCTTAATGGGGTCCTGGATGCCCTGCTCCTTGGCGCCTAGGCCACCAGAGCCACTCCAGCCTGTAGGGGACACAAGGAACCAATTGGTCAGTAGGCTGCGGCCAGCTTCGTCCTACATGGGGTGGGTGGTCAGGACTTGGATGTGGGAGATGCATGTGTGTAGATGTGCCCTggacacatgtgcatgtgcacatccAGCACCATGGGCATGGTGGGCAAGGCTTGGAGGAGACCGTCCCATGCCTTGTGGTGAGGCCTGGGCGTGGCCGCTTACCCATTTTCACCAGCATCTGATGGCCTTTGTTCTCTTCTCCCAGCCTTGAGTCAGGTATGGGAGGTGCTGAATTTGAACCCAGGCCAGCTGAGGACCTGGAACAGGGCAGGTTCGGTTGCTGAGTAGGGGCTCCCCACCTGCtgccccattttctttcttcctttttttttttttttttttgccagtcctgggccttggactcagggcctgagcactgtccctggcttctttttgctcaaggctagcattctgccacttgagccacagcgccacttctggccattttctgtatatgtggtgctggggaattgaacccagggcttcatgtattcgaggcaagcactcttgccactaggccatattcccagctcatgcTGCCCCATTTTCCACCCACTTTTTGGCATACATAGAAAGGAGCCCCCAAAGTGGCTAGAATCTGTGGAGGTGCTGGCCCACCCTTGGGATGGGGTTGGGGATGGTTCCCCACATGGCAGACCAGCACTCACGGTGGGGTGGGACTCCGGGAGCGGGAGCGTCGCCGCCGGCCTGGAGAGTACGACTTGGAgcgggagcgggagcgggagcgggagTGGCTTCTGGAGGAGCGCGACCGGCTCCGGCTCCTGCAAGACAAGATGGGGTGATGTGGGGACTCATTGCTGCTGACGGCAGGGTGGGATAGGTGAGTGGTCAGCACCATGGGCGGGGCGGGACAGGGTGTTGTACCTGGAGCGTGAGCGGGAGTAGGAGCGTGAGCAGGATCTCGAGCGTGAGCGGGAATAGGAGCCGGAAGACTTGGAGGACCTGGAGTGGGAGCGCGAGGACGAGCGCCCGCGGCTCTTGGACCGGCTCCGGGAGCGCGAGGGGCCGCTGTGGGAGAGACACAGGTGAGTGGGCCACGGGCAAGGCATGGGGCGGTGCAGGGGCTCGGGCTGGGCTCACCTGTTCCTCTTCTCCTGGCCTTTCCGCCGCCGCGCGCGCATTTTGGCCCGGAAGAACTCGTAGAGGCCGTTCTGCTCCCAGCCTTCACTGCAGGACATGAGCACCAGGTTTGTGGAGGGGACAAGGGGAATAcatgagggaaggggaaggcctGAGAGGGTTTCAGCCCCACACACCTGTTCCGTGGGCGGTCGTGGGAAGGTGGGCTGTAGAAGGCCTCCACCGCAGCCAGCAGGCGCTCGCTAGGTGGCATGGGCGGTGGCAGGCGGATGTCCTTGGGGTCGAGGGGCTTATACTCATGGTCCTCCAGCTGCAGGGACACAGTGTGGACCACACTGGCCAGGGGCTCACCCAGGACCACCTGCCCCAGGCACAAGGCTAGACCCTGACCTACCTTCACCAGGGGTGCCATCAGCCCAGCGGGGAGGTCGAAGTAGGGCACATTGGGTACCAGGCTGGGGTCATCATGGTTGATGTGGGGGGGGCCCTGCCGACGCATGTGGGGGGGCTGCCCGTTGAAGCCGTGTGGCGGTGGCCCGAAGTCAGGGTGCTGGGGCCCTGCCCAAGGTGGGTGCTCATTGATGCCTGGGTGAGGCATGcggtggccagggtggtggtgCGGGGGCCCCATTTCTGCTGAGAAGGAAGGGTTGCAGTGGGGTTCGGGAAGCCCCACCACACATGGTGGTGTCCCCCGGGGCCTGGTCTCACCAGCGGGGAAGTCGCCCTGTGGGTAGTCAAAGCGGTGTGGATAGGGTGGCCGCTCGAAGGGGTGCCGTGGGGGGAAGTCATCTTGTATGAAGCGCGGTGGGAAGCGATTGAAGTTGTGGGGGTGCGGCGGCTGGTTGAACTGTGGGTGCTG carries:
- the C3H19orf44 gene encoding uncharacterized protein C19orf44 homolog, giving the protein MASTGRLRYRSGGLFDFSHISLEDSNMEAIRNMTARPNLSQAALGHSRFLKRNPSGAPQCLPGAPGRAPRAISSTARTNAVLTKLAHVESKIRSRRPVPASPPHVDSNHKSTSDGLSYRSFQKEAQDTGPLGQSKAQSGGGSRFLKTRVPPAPSVPPCPVLGTEGGPRLPLHTEPARRLDPLDSDEEEMKELLGSLIESSRHEEMWTNDSLAGPKEGETLRGPAVRALSSPEPSAPLDGSHSTACSTACSTRTNLILGDPVSPTFSSSEPLSLEVRPLQLASLPTSSEVGPCSELGSEAATTASLNDFRVNILFLEDLVPAAGDKSAQGQNGEGAGGGPQAQPWGSPFQGTASPVVGDESQVSEQLGASAASEPHTDPVASEAYSEDFERSPSSSTSEPTLPNTLDAPSELSSSPGSDPLSRLGPGAGATTRGLLKEAAVQTLEPALSYQWSRGPGEATIGPGLGGAYVDPVPIASHVVSADALEALTAYSPTVLVLNELLKQQLGLTQQFIEASRHLHTSLLQSLDSDSFHYHTLEEAKEYIKCHKPAPLTLDAALREVTEELRGPVGAETTR